A window of Tautonia plasticadhaerens contains these coding sequences:
- the glgA gene encoding glycogen synthase, with the protein MKIAILTNEYPPHIYGGAGVHVEYLTRALTRVEPGHHSVQVLCFGEQSFRDGNLSVKGIEPDTSIPFRDPRHKKFNETMGRNLIMAGMLEDVDVVHCHTWYSHLAGCLVKQLSGAKLVLTTHSLEPHRPWKREQLGTAYDASTWVERTAYQNADGVIAVSESMKSDVNELYGVPFEKIRVIHNGIDLDQYHPTIDPAVLDRYGIDRSRPFVLFVGRITRQKGIIHLVDAIAHLKSDVQVVLCAGAPDTEEIGQEMAEHVEKARAEARCPILWIPKVLPKEEIIALYSQAALFVCPSVYEPFGIINLEAMACGTPVVASAVGGIMEVVVPDRTGLLVPFEPRGEGDTHPHEPKDPARFAADLASAIDQLLGDPARLREMGERSRERVEHYFSWTSVARWTMDFYWDLVQA; encoded by the coding sequence ATGAAGATCGCGATCCTGACCAACGAGTACCCGCCGCATATCTACGGCGGGGCCGGGGTCCACGTCGAGTACCTGACCCGGGCCCTGACCCGGGTCGAGCCCGGCCACCATTCCGTGCAGGTGCTCTGCTTCGGCGAGCAGTCGTTCCGGGATGGGAACCTCTCGGTCAAGGGGATCGAGCCGGACACCTCGATCCCCTTTCGGGACCCCCGGCACAAGAAGTTCAACGAGACGATGGGCCGCAACCTGATCATGGCCGGGATGCTGGAGGACGTCGACGTCGTCCATTGCCACACCTGGTACAGCCACCTCGCCGGCTGCCTGGTGAAGCAACTCTCCGGCGCGAAGCTCGTGCTGACCACCCACTCGCTGGAGCCGCACCGCCCCTGGAAGCGGGAACAGCTCGGCACCGCCTACGACGCCAGCACCTGGGTGGAGCGCACCGCCTACCAGAACGCCGACGGGGTGATCGCCGTCTCGGAGTCGATGAAGTCCGACGTGAACGAGCTCTACGGCGTCCCCTTCGAGAAGATCCGGGTCATCCACAACGGGATCGATCTCGACCAGTACCACCCGACGATCGACCCGGCAGTGCTCGACCGCTACGGCATCGACCGCTCCCGCCCCTTCGTCCTCTTCGTCGGCCGGATCACCCGGCAGAAGGGGATCATCCACCTGGTCGACGCGATCGCGCACCTCAAGTCCGACGTCCAGGTCGTCCTCTGCGCCGGCGCCCCGGACACGGAGGAGATCGGCCAGGAGATGGCGGAGCACGTCGAGAAGGCCCGGGCCGAGGCCCGTTGTCCGATCCTCTGGATCCCCAAGGTCCTGCCCAAGGAAGAGATCATCGCCCTGTATTCCCAGGCGGCGTTGTTCGTTTGCCCCTCGGTCTACGAGCCGTTCGGGATCATCAACCTGGAGGCGATGGCCTGCGGGACCCCGGTGGTCGCCTCGGCCGTCGGCGGGATCATGGAAGTGGTCGTCCCCGATCGGACCGGCCTGCTCGTCCCGTTCGAGCCACGGGGCGAGGGGGACACCCACCCCCACGAGCCGAAGGACCCCGCCCGGTTCGCCGCCGACCTGGCCTCTGCCATCGACCAGCTCCTCGGTGACCCCGCCCGGCTCCGGGAGATGGGGGAGCGGAGCCGGGAGCGGGTCGAGCACTACTTCAGCTGGACGAGCGTCGCCCGATGGACCATGGACTTCTACTGGGACCTCGTCCAGGCCTGA